The following coding sequences are from one Candidatus Hydrogenedentota bacterium window:
- a CDS encoding sigma-70 family RNA polymerase sigma factor, protein MNEHAKNIARFPGAAPLLRPVGETVPVAERSDEELMLAHGEGDEAAFEELVRRFNRPMFNYIYRMVQNRHVAEELTQEVFIALVKNAGRYYPTAKFSTYLYTIASNMVYKEWAQQKRRPRLFSLSWWGSGSDDDDGSPLDTIGDDRACVFTASTRAEVSEAVNEALRQVPKHYREAFVLKRFQGLSYEEIAEITDCPVGTVKSRIARAEQALRPHLERFRGYLH, encoded by the coding sequence ATGAACGAACATGCGAAAAACATAGCACGGTTCCCCGGAGCGGCCCCCCTGCTGCGGCCCGTGGGCGAGACGGTGCCCGTTGCGGAGCGCTCCGACGAGGAGCTGATGCTGGCGCACGGGGAGGGGGACGAGGCGGCGTTCGAGGAGCTGGTGCGCCGGTTCAACCGCCCGATGTTCAACTACATCTACCGGATGGTGCAGAACCGGCACGTGGCGGAGGAGCTGACGCAGGAGGTGTTCATCGCCCTGGTGAAGAACGCGGGGCGCTACTACCCGACGGCGAAATTCTCGACCTACCTGTACACGATCGCGTCGAACATGGTCTACAAGGAATGGGCGCAGCAGAAGCGGCGCCCGCGCCTGTTCAGCCTGTCGTGGTGGGGGTCGGGCTCCGACGACGATGACGGCAGCCCCCTGGACACCATCGGCGACGACCGGGCGTGCGTGTTCACGGCGTCCACGCGCGCGGAGGTGTCCGAGGCGGTGAACGAGGCGCTGCGGCAGGTGCCCAAGCACTACCGCGAGGCCTTCGTGCTCAAGCGTTTCCAGGGGCTGTCCTACGAGGAGATCGCGGAGATCACCGACTGTCCGGTGGGCACGGTGAAATCGCGCATCGCCCGGGCGGAGCAGGCGCTGCGCCCCCATCTGGAGCGGTTCAGGGGCTATCTCCACTGA